A window of the Veillonellaceae bacterium genome harbors these coding sequences:
- a CDS encoding gamma-glutamyl-gamma-aminobutyrate hydrolase family protein: MIKPVIGISANILTLDNGAERAAVSTEYIKAVSQAGGVPVMLPVITDQESIQQQLKIIDGLILSGGYDVDPLLFGEQPAEKLGYVCPERDFHEIELVRAAALAQIPILGICRGIQLINIAFGGTIYQDLSDVPGVIKHMQNAKNNIPTHTIEIAENSQLASILGPKAIVNSFHHQAVKNVAPGFRVTAWTADGVIEAIENSESEFFIGVQWHPEMMAATQPAMHNLLVSFIHAALSKNA; this comes from the coding sequence ATGATTAAACCGGTAATTGGCATATCAGCCAATATTTTGACGTTAGATAATGGCGCTGAGCGGGCAGCAGTAAGTACAGAATACATCAAAGCAGTGAGTCAGGCCGGTGGCGTTCCTGTTATGCTTCCGGTCATTACCGATCAGGAATCAATACAGCAGCAGCTCAAAATAATCGATGGGCTAATTTTGTCGGGCGGCTATGATGTCGATCCGCTGCTGTTTGGTGAGCAGCCGGCTGAGAAATTGGGTTATGTTTGCCCCGAACGTGATTTTCACGAAATTGAGCTGGTTAGAGCTGCCGCTCTGGCTCAAATTCCTATTCTCGGCATTTGCCGCGGTATCCAACTCATTAATATCGCTTTTGGTGGAACGATATACCAAGACTTGTCAGACGTGCCCGGAGTTATAAAGCATATGCAAAATGCTAAAAATAATATTCCGACCCATACAATTGAGATTGCTGAAAACTCTCAGCTTGCAAGTATCCTTGGGCCCAAAGCCATAGTAAACAGTTTTCATCATCAGGCCGTAAAGAATGTTGCGCCAGGCTTTAGAGTGACAGCGTGGACAGCAGACGGCGTCATTGAAGCCATTGAAAACTCGGAAAGCGAATTTTTTATCGGCGTACAATGGCATCCTGAAATGATGGCGGCCACCCAGCCGGCTATGCATAATTTACTCGTTAGTTTTATCCATGCGGCATTATCTAAAAATGCCTAA
- a CDS encoding alpha/beta fold hydrolase, translated as MAIMKGAEPFLLPGGEHGVILVHGFTGSPSEMRLLGYHLNDLGYTVIAPRLTGHGTTPEAMAATAWSQWFGNVEDAYLMLKGACSKIDAVGLSMGGLLSLKLASEYPIERVASLSAPIYIADRRLPMLPLYRLIRKYAPKRRRKFHDVDPIYSVSYDRTPLNCIGSLIELIKKVDRLLPTINQPTLIVQSRNDRTVRPKSARHIYDRLGSREKKLVWLEESGHIITLDAERDSVFRLVADFIRR; from the coding sequence TTGGCCATAATGAAAGGTGCCGAACCATTCTTGCTGCCGGGTGGTGAGCATGGTGTAATATTAGTACATGGCTTTACCGGGTCGCCATCCGAAATGCGGTTATTAGGATATCATCTTAACGATCTTGGCTATACTGTAATTGCGCCGCGGCTAACCGGGCATGGTACTACTCCTGAGGCCATGGCGGCAACAGCTTGGTCCCAATGGTTCGGCAATGTCGAAGACGCCTATCTAATGCTTAAGGGAGCCTGCTCTAAAATAGATGCGGTCGGTCTGTCGATGGGCGGCCTACTATCCCTAAAGCTGGCGTCCGAGTACCCCATTGAACGCGTAGCTTCATTGAGCGCGCCTATATACATTGCTGACAGGCGCCTACCAATGCTGCCGCTATATCGCCTTATCCGCAAATATGCCCCTAAACGGCGGCGCAAATTTCATGATGTTGACCCGATTTACTCAGTTTCCTATGACCGAACGCCATTGAATTGTATAGGCAGTCTGATTGAGCTTATTAAGAAGGTTGACAGGCTGCTACCGACTATTAATCAACCGACGCTAATTGTTCAGTCGCGTAATGATCGTACGGTGCGCCCGAAAAGCGCCCGGCATATTTATGACCGACTGGGCAGCCGCGAAAAAAAACTTGTTTGGCTGGAGGAATCTGGTCATATTATTACGCTTGATGCAGAACGCGACAGTGTATTTAGACTTGTTGCTGATTTTATCCGGCGGTAA
- a CDS encoding PaaI family thioesterase, with product MTNNLEKDEVNQWCFACGRLNPIGLKLQFAEENDTYITRFTAGPEHQSYDGIVHGGIISTLLDEITTRYVYIKGVTAVTARLEVRYRQPTPIGVELKVTGKITGQRGKMYELTGTIELPDGTVTAQAKTTAIVIDGGQT from the coding sequence ATGACAAATAATCTGGAAAAAGACGAAGTCAATCAATGGTGTTTTGCCTGCGGACGGCTTAATCCAATTGGCCTAAAGCTCCAGTTTGCCGAGGAAAATGACACTTACATTACAAGATTTACCGCTGGCCCGGAGCATCAAAGTTACGATGGAATAGTGCATGGCGGAATCATCAGTACACTACTTGATGAAATAACCACCCGTTATGTTTATATAAAGGGCGTAACCGCTGTTACGGCTCGGCTCGAAGTCCGGTATCGGCAGCCTACACCGATCGGCGTTGAACTAAAAGTTACCGGTAAAATAACCGGACAGCGTGGTAAAATGTACGAATTGACCGGTACGATAGAACTGCCCGACGGTACAGTGACTGCACAAGCCAAAACGACGGCGATAGTAATTGATGGAGGTCAAACATGA
- the rnr gene encoding ribonuclease R, with protein sequence MTLKERILSFMHTEAYKPLTAEDLAEQLELKGSELAEFWDLLQQLENEAEIIKTRFDKYGTPERMNLVVGRLSATNKGYGFVIPENPVEDEGDVFIPPDAMLSAMNNDRVVVRINRPSGRGRTREGEIIRIVRRANTKVVGVFDCSRHFGFVIPDDPRLGNDIFIPKDEFNGAKIGAKVVAEITKWPERKKSAEGKIVEVLGQKGDLGIEILSIIKRHDLPTEFPAAVERAANKVPQEVNEQEIEGRQDLRHLPIVTIDSEDAKDLDDGVYVERLKNGRYLLGVHIADVSYYVRENTPLDQEARQRGTSVYLVDRVLPMLPPRLSNGICSLNAGVDRLAMSIHMEIDHRGQVLNYEIFPSVIKVHRRLSYNIVQKVLVEHDEQMRTEYSDLIEQLEDMERLCRILRDRRIRRGAVDFDFPELKVKLDESGRPVEIVKRVRTLSESIIEEFMLVANETVAEHMHELEVPFVFRVHEQPDQEKMDRLNVLLHNFGQSLPKTNEIRPMALQKVLSRIAGRPEERIISTVMLRSLKQARYEAENLGHFGLAATYYTHFTSPIRRYPDLIVHRLLRETFNTGDVSAKRRQKLAAMLPEIAFHASERERAAAEAERETVELKKVEYMTQFIGEEFPAIISSVTAFGMFVELENGVEGLVHISSMDDDYYHYVEDQYSLIGERTKNVYRLGEPVTVLLTRTNPEERTLDFVLAPSNQKPRPAGKNSGKPKTAARKSPPKPTGRQAAKPAAKSAGKPAARPPKPKLKSKKGVSAKPKRRKS encoded by the coding sequence ATGACTCTCAAGGAAAGAATATTGTCATTTATGCATACCGAGGCCTATAAACCGCTGACAGCCGAGGACTTGGCCGAACAATTGGAACTGAAAGGCAGCGAACTCGCTGAATTTTGGGATCTTCTCCAACAACTGGAGAACGAGGCTGAAATAATAAAAACGCGATTTGACAAATATGGTACGCCTGAGCGAATGAACCTTGTTGTCGGCCGGCTTTCAGCGACCAACAAAGGGTATGGTTTTGTTATTCCCGAAAATCCGGTTGAAGATGAAGGTGATGTGTTTATCCCGCCGGACGCCATGCTCAGTGCTATGAATAATGATCGAGTAGTGGTCAGAATCAATCGACCTTCGGGTCGCGGCAGGACCCGTGAAGGTGAGATTATTCGCATTGTCCGGCGTGCTAATACTAAGGTCGTAGGTGTATTTGACTGCAGCCGACATTTTGGGTTTGTCATTCCAGATGATCCGCGTCTGGGCAATGACATTTTTATTCCTAAAGATGAATTCAACGGTGCAAAAATCGGCGCAAAAGTTGTTGCCGAAATAACTAAATGGCCGGAACGTAAAAAAAGCGCTGAAGGTAAGATTGTGGAAGTACTAGGTCAAAAGGGCGATCTTGGTATCGAAATTTTGTCCATTATCAAACGACACGATTTACCTACTGAATTCCCCGCTGCGGTTGAACGAGCAGCTAATAAGGTCCCCCAGGAAGTCAATGAGCAGGAAATTGAAGGCCGCCAGGACTTAAGGCACTTACCCATCGTTACAATTGACTCAGAAGATGCCAAAGATTTAGACGACGGCGTCTATGTTGAGCGCCTCAAGAACGGCCGCTATCTCCTTGGTGTGCATATTGCCGATGTTAGCTATTATGTCCGCGAAAACACGCCGCTCGACCAAGAGGCTCGTCAGCGCGGGACAAGCGTTTATTTAGTAGACCGGGTGCTGCCGATGCTGCCGCCGCGGCTGTCAAATGGCATTTGTAGTCTTAATGCCGGCGTTGACCGCTTGGCCATGTCGATACACATGGAGATTGATCATCGCGGGCAAGTCTTGAATTATGAGATATTCCCCAGTGTAATCAAAGTTCATCGGCGGTTGTCGTATAATATTGTGCAAAAAGTTTTAGTCGAGCATGATGAGCAGATGCGCACAGAGTACAGCGACCTAATTGAGCAGCTTGAGGACATGGAGAGGCTCTGCCGGATATTGCGGGATCGGCGGATTCGCCGGGGCGCAGTTGATTTTGATTTTCCGGAACTAAAGGTTAAGCTTGATGAAAGCGGCCGGCCGGTTGAAATAGTAAAACGAGTCCGGACTCTTTCGGAATCTATCATTGAAGAATTTATGCTAGTGGCTAATGAAACGGTCGCTGAGCATATGCACGAACTTGAGGTGCCATTTGTCTTTCGGGTACATGAACAGCCGGATCAAGAGAAGATGGATCGGCTCAATGTGCTGTTACACAATTTTGGCCAAAGTTTACCCAAAACTAATGAGATTAGACCGATGGCCCTGCAAAAGGTGCTTAGCCGCATTGCCGGCCGTCCTGAAGAACGCATAATCAGCACAGTAATGCTCAGGTCGTTAAAACAAGCCCGCTATGAGGCCGAAAACCTTGGTCACTTTGGCTTGGCAGCAACCTATTACACCCATTTTACCTCGCCAATCAGACGCTATCCCGACCTAATTGTCCATCGTCTGTTGCGGGAAACCTTCAATACCGGCGATGTATCGGCTAAACGCCGTCAAAAGCTTGCCGCAATGCTTCCTGAAATTGCTTTTCATGCGTCAGAGCGGGAAAGAGCAGCAGCTGAGGCTGAACGTGAAACAGTCGAACTTAAAAAGGTTGAGTATATGACCCAATTCATCGGCGAAGAGTTTCCAGCCATTATCAGCAGTGTTACCGCCTTTGGCATGTTTGTTGAATTGGAGAACGGCGTAGAGGGTTTGGTCCATATATCAAGCATGGACGATGATTACTACCACTACGTTGAAGATCAGTACTCGCTTATCGGTGAACGCACTAAGAATGTCTACCGTCTGGGAGAACCGGTAACAGTACTGCTGACTCGCACTAACCCTGAAGAGCGGACACTTGATTTTGTCCTTGCCCCTAGTAATCAAAAACCAAGACCGGCTGGAAAAAACAGCGGCAAACCGAAAACCGCCGCTCGAAAGTCACCGCCAAAGCCCACTGGCAGACAAGCAGCTAAACCAGCTGCGAAATCGGCTGGTAAGCCGGCTGCAAGACCGCCTAAACCAAAGCTTAAAAGTAAGAAAGGCGTCTCTGCAAAACCAAAACGTCGTAAATCTTAA
- the smpB gene encoding SsrA-binding protein SmpB, giving the protein MEKSIKIVAENRKARHDYHIHETFEAGIALTGTEVKSLRAGKANLKDSYARIDNSELMLHNMHISPYDQGNRFNHEPLRTRKLLMHRYEINKLVGKTQEKGYTLVPLKLYFTRGRAKVEIALATGKKNYDKRQDIAERDAKREIDRAFRDRQKM; this is encoded by the coding sequence GTGGAGAAAAGTATTAAAATCGTTGCTGAAAACCGTAAAGCGCGCCATGACTATCATATCCATGAAACATTCGAAGCCGGCATTGCCCTAACCGGTACAGAAGTCAAATCGCTTCGGGCCGGCAAGGCCAATCTAAAGGACAGCTATGCCCGCATCGATAATAGCGAACTGATGCTCCATAATATGCATATCAGCCCATATGATCAGGGCAACCGCTTTAATCATGAGCCGCTCCGCACGCGTAAGCTTTTAATGCATCGCTATGAAATTAATAAACTTGTCGGCAAAACCCAGGAAAAAGGATACACCCTGGTGCCGCTTAAACTGTATTTCACCCGTGGCAGAGCAAAAGTTGAAATAGCCTTAGCCACCGGTAAGAAAAATTATGATAAACGTCAGGACATAGCCGAACGCGATGCCAAACGGGAAATTGACCGGGCTTTTCGCGATAGACAAAAGATGTAG
- a CDS encoding DMT family transporter — MTQRTSGTLMVLASAAGFATLAIFVKYAYAAGVTTVTMLTGRFLLAALALWAVVIMRKIPIVTDKKIVIKLCLMGILGYCVVSILFTSTLYYLPASLAAMLLYAYPALVTLIAFIIGDEVFSWNKGIALVICFLGLFLVLGVSFSSLQPIGIMLGLSAALVYSVYIVVGNRVLKSINPLLATTYVCSAAGIALLVGGWAAGYQSLDFDPHGWADIFGMALLGTIVGILGLFAGMSRIGAANASIISITEPVITVILSVLLLAEELTLLQVIGGLLIIAGIIVLQVWAKEQAPYMENEQLDRI, encoded by the coding sequence ATGACACAACGCACTTCAGGTACATTAATGGTATTGGCATCAGCTGCTGGATTCGCGACTTTAGCCATCTTTGTGAAATACGCCTATGCCGCAGGCGTTACTACAGTCACAATGCTTACCGGCCGCTTTTTGCTGGCCGCATTAGCATTATGGGCAGTAGTAATAATGCGGAAGATCCCTATCGTTACCGATAAAAAAATCGTTATCAAGCTTTGTCTTATGGGGATTTTAGGCTACTGTGTAGTGTCTATCCTGTTTACCTCGACACTATATTATCTTCCTGCCTCGTTAGCGGCTATGCTGCTGTATGCGTATCCGGCGCTAGTCACGCTAATAGCTTTTATCATAGGCGATGAAGTTTTCAGTTGGAATAAAGGTATCGCTCTCGTTATATGTTTTCTCGGATTATTTTTAGTGTTAGGAGTATCCTTTAGCAGCCTCCAACCGATCGGCATTATGCTCGGGCTAAGTGCAGCGCTGGTTTACTCGGTTTATATTGTTGTCGGTAATCGCGTACTTAAATCAATCAATCCGCTTCTAGCTACTACTTATGTATGCTCTGCCGCCGGGATAGCGCTATTGGTGGGGGGCTGGGCCGCCGGCTATCAGTCTTTAGACTTCGACCCGCATGGCTGGGCCGATATATTCGGAATGGCTTTACTGGGAACAATCGTTGGCATCTTAGGACTTTTTGCCGGCATGAGCAGAATCGGAGCCGCTAATGCTTCAATAATAAGCATAACCGAGCCGGTAATTACCGTAATCCTTTCGGTATTGCTGCTGGCCGAAGAATTAACTTTACTTCAGGTCATAGGCGGACTTTTGATTATAGCCGGAATAATTGTACTTCAGGTATGGGCAAAAGAACAGGCGCCTTACATGGAGAATGAACAGTTGGACCGTATATAA